A part of Halobaculum sp. MBLA0143 genomic DNA contains:
- a CDS encoding PQQ-binding-like beta-propeller repeat protein, whose amino-acid sequence MRRRALLCGLAALSGCAGVLNGDTDRGRETVNPELAGTPEPPPGVAWTAAVDADRLYPAGDAVVAVRERDDRERHVALSTVDGTRRWRVDFEGPHSVRPGDALVAWSIRDEGAPIVGLDPATGERRWSVAVSRAPSEVTDDTVVVRRGDPTRTVAYDRVDGSVRWESRVGEVYLGRTTDPVLTLERTDPGDTVRLRGRTTADGTVVWAVSAPERVRSTDPVAEAGDRVLLVGDRRFYVVDTAAETLAGRGTVSPRVATDFGVRLGDAVVFGDGLPGASSQPPALLARVDLGYLGATTVETAGESLVPRARLGDRVAAAVQTGDGTRTVGVDPAAPSVEWDAPGVPLGGVSESVAVATRETVRAHAPDGSVRWRADRPTGGRVGALGAFDDANADGFVYGQRVLVVGESGVVSWDATDGEVRTATTAVGASETWTLADDTVVVAADDRLSAVRV is encoded by the coding sequence GTGCGACGACGTGCCCTCCTCTGTGGCCTGGCGGCGCTGAGTGGCTGTGCGGGCGTCCTCAACGGCGACACCGACCGGGGACGGGAGACGGTCAACCCGGAGCTGGCCGGGACGCCGGAGCCGCCGCCGGGTGTCGCCTGGACCGCCGCCGTCGACGCCGACCGACTGTACCCCGCCGGCGACGCCGTCGTCGCCGTCCGGGAGCGCGACGACCGCGAGCGCCACGTCGCGCTGTCGACGGTCGACGGGACGCGACGGTGGCGGGTCGACTTCGAGGGCCCCCACTCCGTCCGTCCCGGTGACGCGCTCGTCGCGTGGTCGATCCGCGACGAGGGCGCCCCGATCGTCGGGCTCGACCCGGCGACCGGCGAGCGGCGGTGGTCGGTCGCCGTCTCCAGGGCTCCCAGCGAGGTCACCGACGACACGGTCGTCGTCCGGCGGGGTGACCCGACCCGGACGGTCGCGTACGACCGCGTGGACGGGAGCGTCCGGTGGGAGTCCCGGGTCGGCGAGGTGTACCTCGGGCGGACGACCGACCCCGTGCTCACGCTGGAGCGGACGGACCCGGGCGACACCGTCCGACTCCGCGGTCGGACGACGGCCGACGGCACGGTCGTGTGGGCGGTGTCGGCACCCGAACGAGTGCGGTCGACGGACCCCGTCGCCGAGGCCGGCGACCGGGTGTTGCTCGTCGGCGACCGGCGGTTCTACGTCGTCGACACCGCGGCCGAGACGCTCGCCGGCCGGGGGACGGTGTCGCCGCGAGTGGCGACCGACTTCGGGGTCCGGCTGGGCGACGCGGTCGTCTTCGGCGACGGTCTCCCGGGGGCGTCGTCCCAGCCGCCGGCGCTCCTCGCGCGGGTCGACCTCGGGTACCTCGGGGCGACGACCGTCGAGACGGCCGGCGAGTCACTCGTCCCACGGGCGAGGCTCGGGGACCGGGTCGCCGCGGCGGTCCAGACGGGCGACGGCACCCGGACCGTCGGCGTCGACCCGGCGGCGCCGTCGGTCGAGTGGGACGCTCCGGGGGTCCCGCTGGGGGGCGTCTCGGAGTCGGTCGCCGTCGCGACGCGAGAGACCGTACGGGCACACGCCCCGGACGGGTCCGTCCGGTGGCGGGCCGACCGACCCACGGGCGGCCGGGTCGGCGCACTCGGGGCGTTCGACGACGCGAACGCCGACGGGTTCGTCTACGGGCAGCGGGTGCTCGTCGTGGGCGAGAGTGGGGTAGTGTCGTGGGACGCGACGGACGGCGAGGTGCGGACGGCGACGACGGCCGTCGGCGCGAGCGAGACCTGGACGCTCGCGGACGACACCGTGGTCGTCGCGGCAGACGACCGGCTCTCGGCGGTCCGAGTGTGA